In Teredinibacter franksiae, a single window of DNA contains:
- a CDS encoding glycosyltransferase family 2 protein codes for MNNNVQKNSTNKKLSLLVPMYNESSVIPVFFETVLKVLETVSYEIEIVCVNDGSTDNTLELLKGYAEKDKRIKLVSFSRNFGKEPAMTAALDFATGDAIVPIDADLQDPPELIHEMLEEWEQGFDVVFARRSSRDADSIVKRSTAAWFYSLFNKMSDTYIPSNVGDYRLMDRKVVEVIKKLPEKDRFMKGLFCWPGFKSTTVEFERPERAEGETKFNMWKLWNFAISGIASFSTMPIRLGIYLGLIISAASFVYGLFIITKTLFMGVDVPGYASIMVAVLFLGGIQLFFLGCWVST; via the coding sequence ATGAATAATAACGTACAAAAAAATAGCACTAACAAAAAGTTATCGCTGCTGGTTCCTATGTACAATGAATCCAGCGTTATTCCCGTTTTTTTTGAAACGGTGTTAAAAGTTCTTGAAACGGTTTCCTATGAAATTGAAATTGTTTGCGTTAATGACGGTTCGACCGATAACACGCTTGAGTTGCTCAAAGGCTATGCTGAAAAAGATAAACGCATTAAGCTGGTTTCCTTTTCACGTAACTTCGGTAAAGAGCCGGCAATGACCGCGGCGCTGGATTTTGCAACCGGTGACGCTATTGTGCCAATTGATGCAGATTTGCAAGACCCGCCAGAGCTTATTCATGAAATGCTAGAAGAATGGGAGCAAGGCTTTGATGTTGTATTCGCCCGCCGCTCTTCTCGCGATGCCGACAGCATAGTAAAGCGAAGCACGGCAGCTTGGTTTTACTCCTTGTTCAACAAGATGAGCGACACTTACATTCCATCGAATGTGGGCGACTACCGTTTAATGGATCGTAAAGTGGTTGAGGTCATTAAAAAACTGCCCGAAAAAGACCGTTTTATGAAGGGTTTATTTTGCTGGCCTGGCTTTAAAAGTACCACAGTTGAGTTTGAACGCCCCGAGCGTGCCGAAGGCGAAACCAAATTCAATATGTGGAAGCTATGGAACTTTGCCATTAGCGGCATTGCATCTTTTAGTACCATGCCTATTCGCCTAGGTATTTATTTGGGTTTAATTATTTCAGCGGCGTCATTTGTGTACGGGTTGTTCATTATTACCAAAACCCTGTTTATGGGTGTTGATGTGCCGGGTTATGCTTCTATTATGGTTGCGGTGCTTTTCCTTGGCGGTATTCAGTTGTTCTTCTTGGGCTGCTGGGTGAGT
- a CDS encoding GH36-type glycosyl hydrolase domain-containing protein, with protein sequence MLELSKNGKRYSLKSSTAMPKASGFLWNKNMMIQVTCRGYAIAQFMQPEPSKYTYQPMVEGKIFMLPEQPFFSHSPGRFFYIKDEETGELFSVPYEPCRVDAQDFEFSVGKGDLRWTVKHLGLEIRLELSIPTADVVELWLLEVVNTSGRARKISVYPYIPFGFMSWMNQSAQYRQDLGGVVGSCVTPYQKLEDYYKNKDLKDKTFFLHDRTPDAWEACRDTFEGEGGIHRPTGTQQEMLNCGDALYETPAGVLQYRLQLDAGQQEKFRFLLGPAFDDAEIMATRDKYFADEEFAGSRKAYAEYVESFRGVISIDTPDKHFDNFVNEWLPRQVFYHGDVNRLSTDPQTRNYLQDSMGMSYISPEVTKKAFLWALAQQEESGAMPDGILLREDAELKYINQIPHTDHCVWLPVCLRAYLNETNDFEFLQTEVKDWKGDRVLTVFERISAAMRWLQMDRDERGLNYIAQGDWNDPMNMVGYKGKGVSGWLSVATSYGLQLWADVCEQVGDLVSASQFRQGAEEINQAVNEHIWDGDWYGRGITDDGVLFGSAKDAEGRIFLNPQSWALMAGTPSAEQAQKLLNAVDEQLNTPYGVMMLAPAYTAMRDDVGRVTQKHPGAAENGSIYNHAAAFYAWGLYCVGDAERAYDVVRKMIAGPDEGDLLQRGHIPVSIPNYYRGAYHQFPRTAGRSSQLFNTGTVSWVYRSIIEGLFGLQGCSNGLLVKPNLPAHWPTAHVLRDFRGASFDVKYTRTGEVTALQITVDNKRLAGSVIQSIERGKVYKVVVRLPL encoded by the coding sequence ATGTTAGAACTCTCGAAAAACGGAAAACGCTATTCTCTGAAATCATCTACCGCAATGCCCAAGGCGTCGGGATTTTTGTGGAATAAAAATATGATGATTCAGGTTACTTGCCGCGGCTATGCTATCGCCCAGTTTATGCAGCCTGAACCTTCTAAATATACTTATCAGCCAATGGTTGAGGGCAAGATATTCATGCTGCCCGAGCAACCTTTTTTTAGTCATTCTCCGGGGCGTTTTTTTTATATTAAAGACGAAGAAACCGGCGAGCTTTTTTCTGTTCCTTATGAACCCTGTAGGGTTGATGCGCAGGACTTTGAGTTCTCTGTTGGCAAAGGCGATTTACGCTGGACTGTTAAGCATTTGGGGTTGGAAATAAGGTTGGAGCTCAGTATTCCAACGGCAGATGTTGTCGAATTATGGCTTTTGGAGGTTGTTAATACTTCAGGCCGTGCACGAAAGATTAGTGTCTACCCTTACATACCCTTTGGGTTTATGAGCTGGATGAACCAGTCGGCACAATATCGACAAGATTTGGGCGGCGTTGTTGGTAGTTGTGTAACGCCATACCAAAAGCTTGAAGATTACTATAAAAATAAAGATCTAAAGGATAAAACGTTCTTCCTGCATGATCGAACGCCAGATGCCTGGGAGGCGTGCAGAGATACGTTCGAAGGCGAGGGCGGCATACACAGGCCCACGGGTACTCAGCAAGAAATGCTGAATTGCGGTGATGCTCTATACGAAACACCGGCCGGTGTACTGCAGTACCGTCTACAGTTGGATGCGGGGCAGCAGGAAAAATTTCGTTTTTTACTGGGCCCTGCTTTTGATGATGCTGAGATTATGGCTACTCGAGACAAATATTTTGCCGACGAGGAGTTTGCAGGTAGCCGAAAGGCTTATGCTGAATATGTAGAGAGTTTTCGTGGGGTTATCAGCATAGATACACCTGACAAACATTTTGATAACTTCGTGAATGAATGGTTGCCGCGCCAGGTTTTTTACCACGGTGATGTGAATCGTCTATCGACCGACCCGCAAACCCGCAATTACTTACAAGACAGCATGGGCATGAGTTACATCAGCCCCGAGGTTACCAAAAAAGCTTTTCTCTGGGCGTTGGCACAGCAGGAAGAAAGTGGCGCCATGCCCGACGGCATATTGTTGCGTGAAGATGCCGAATTAAAATACATCAACCAAATTCCGCATACCGACCACTGTGTATGGTTGCCGGTTTGTCTGCGCGCCTACCTTAATGAAACCAACGATTTTGAGTTTCTACAAACCGAAGTGAAAGACTGGAAAGGCGATCGTGTACTTACCGTATTCGAACGCATTAGCGCCGCCATGCGCTGGTTGCAGATGGACCGGGATGAACGCGGTCTTAACTATATTGCTCAGGGCGACTGGAACGACCCGATGAATATGGTGGGCTATAAGGGGAAAGGTGTTTCCGGTTGGCTGTCGGTGGCAACCAGCTATGGTTTACAACTTTGGGCCGACGTTTGTGAGCAGGTAGGCGACCTTGTGTCGGCGTCACAGTTTCGCCAAGGTGCAGAAGAGATCAACCAGGCGGTAAATGAGCATATATGGGATGGCGACTGGTACGGGCGCGGTATTACCGATGATGGCGTTTTGTTTGGTTCAGCCAAAGATGCAGAAGGGCGTATTTTCCTCAACCCCCAAAGCTGGGCATTAATGGCGGGTACGCCCAGTGCAGAGCAAGCGCAAAAACTGCTGAACGCAGTAGATGAACAATTAAACACCCCTTACGGTGTAATGATGCTAGCGCCAGCATACACGGCCATGCGCGACGATGTGGGCCGAGTGACCCAAAAACACCCCGGTGCTGCGGAGAATGGTTCTATCTACAACCATGCTGCGGCTTTCTATGCTTGGGGTTTGTATTGTGTAGGTGATGCTGAGCGTGCCTATGATGTTGTACGGAAAATGATCGCAGGCCCGGATGAGGGCGACTTATTGCAGCGCGGGCATATCCCGGTGTCTATTCCTAACTACTACCGGGGGGCTTACCACCAATTCCCGAGAACCGCCGGTCGTTCGAGCCAGCTATTTAACACGGGTACTGTTTCCTGGGTGTATCGTTCTATTATTGAAGGTCTGTTTGGGTTACAGGGTTGCAGTAATGGTTTGTTGGTTAAGCCCAATTTACCGGCGCATTGGCCTACCGCACATGTGCTACGTGACTTTAGGGGCGCGAGCTTCGATGTTAAGTACACCCGTACAGGCGAGGTTACAGCGCTGCAGATAACGGTAGACAACAAGCGGCTTGCTGGCTCGGTTATCCAATCGATTGAGCGGGGAAAGGTCTATAAAGTGGTTGTACGGCTGCCTTTGTAG
- a CDS encoding DUF2298 domain-containing protein — translation MYGIFLLFTLAFIWFCVAGGTLLASRLVPGFALARSLALLFFVLVFFFVEHFVGLGNLHYALPFFMAVSGWVFWKNLAQVKSREFLVSELVFLAAFLYAFIWRFSFPSITPSSERMTDLFFIANYLSGVTLPPVDMWNPPHLFDYYYAFQHYAAALMGRIFALEPGETYNYAFALLGALPITLVAAIGQKLISKSQFSTYQRIGLIALLVLSIVFGGNGLTPLLKMVYKVPEYSSYVKPGASAEAIERGESQYYSALGNKSRDQIIAAARFIGSERDKPMAKNTKVYGSTGSLFFPDTPTVIKSKRMVLPSENLGYQYFLGDYHPTLGGFFLLALGLALLFSLQPASVEMAAEPKTRRWPKMAQALLALCVPVMLITNTWTLPLMVLLICAWILFQLVTRQKLEWLWLVGGGVAGTFLIYPFMSGFLTSTLSTPVQWVPTEMHTPWSRFLALQWPVLLFIGLGFWEGRFRRIAWMFSGVWLFLLVMSELIYIDDPTGDYFSRTNTVMKWWGWIQVGVFVSLGALLMSSTQKWLRWVTVIVLLLITTTAGWELQRHWRHAGKYNAGHLEGHHWYTNNATNRQMFEYLESAPYGVVLEPILKNAYSNTSIYGIFTGKPVLLGWPSHLRTWHGSVPRVWLMKEEIEKFYKGEMADTLSWLQSNKVQYIVFGPKTNNKNFEAIHNQIKSQYAWHEYEHSRKRHTGLWVKID, via the coding sequence ATGTACGGAATATTCCTATTATTTACCCTCGCTTTCATCTGGTTTTGTGTGGCCGGTGGAACCTTGCTTGCTTCTCGTTTAGTGCCGGGCTTTGCATTAGCACGCAGCTTGGCATTGTTGTTTTTTGTGTTGGTGTTCTTCTTTGTTGAGCACTTTGTAGGCCTTGGCAATTTGCACTACGCACTGCCATTTTTTATGGCAGTGTCTGGCTGGGTATTTTGGAAAAACCTTGCGCAGGTCAAGTCACGTGAGTTTTTGGTGTCTGAGCTGGTGTTTTTGGCGGCTTTTTTATATGCCTTTATCTGGCGGTTTTCCTTTCCGTCGATTACGCCCTCATCTGAACGGATGACGGATTTGTTTTTTATCGCCAACTATCTGAGTGGGGTAACCTTGCCGCCGGTCGATATGTGGAACCCGCCGCATCTGTTCGACTACTACTACGCTTTTCAGCACTACGCTGCGGCACTGATGGGGCGTATATTTGCACTGGAACCGGGTGAAACCTATAACTACGCGTTCGCCTTGTTAGGGGCTCTACCCATAACGCTGGTTGCAGCTATTGGTCAAAAGCTTATTAGCAAATCTCAGTTCTCCACCTATCAACGTATTGGGCTTATCGCACTTCTTGTTTTGTCCATTGTTTTTGGTGGTAACGGCCTTACGCCCCTGTTGAAAATGGTTTACAAAGTTCCTGAATACAGTAGCTATGTAAAGCCAGGGGCTTCAGCGGAGGCTATTGAGCGTGGCGAAAGTCAATATTATTCCGCGTTAGGTAATAAAAGCCGTGATCAAATTATTGCTGCCGCGCGTTTTATTGGCAGTGAACGTGATAAACCCATGGCGAAAAACACCAAGGTATACGGTTCCACGGGTAGTCTTTTCTTTCCCGATACGCCAACGGTTATTAAAAGCAAGAGAATGGTGCTGCCCTCCGAAAATTTGGGCTATCAATACTTTCTGGGGGATTACCACCCCACGCTTGGGGGCTTCTTTCTGTTAGCGTTGGGGTTAGCCTTACTGTTTTCGTTACAGCCTGCTTCGGTGGAAATGGCCGCCGAGCCAAAAACACGGCGTTGGCCAAAAATGGCGCAGGCGCTTTTGGCACTATGTGTACCGGTAATGTTGATTACCAATACCTGGACCCTACCATTGATGGTGCTGTTGATTTGCGCCTGGATATTATTCCAGCTGGTTACCCGCCAAAAACTTGAATGGTTATGGTTAGTTGGGGGAGGCGTGGCGGGTACGTTCCTTATTTACCCGTTTATGAGCGGGTTTTTAACCAGCACTTTGTCAACACCGGTACAGTGGGTGCCGACTGAGATGCATACACCTTGGTCGCGCTTCCTTGCGCTGCAATGGCCAGTATTGTTATTCATTGGTTTGGGTTTCTGGGAGGGGCGCTTTCGTCGTATAGCCTGGATGTTCAGCGGAGTATGGTTATTCCTGCTGGTAATGTCAGAACTGATTTATATTGACGACCCTACAGGTGATTATTTCAGTCGTACCAACACCGTAATGAAATGGTGGGGTTGGATTCAGGTAGGCGTGTTTGTTTCTCTAGGTGCTTTGTTAATGAGTTCCACGCAAAAATGGCTGCGCTGGGTTACAGTGATCGTATTGCTGCTTATTACCACAACCGCTGGCTGGGAGTTGCAGCGCCACTGGCGCCATGCGGGTAAGTACAATGCGGGGCATCTAGAAGGCCACCACTGGTACACCAACAATGCCACAAATAGGCAGATGTTTGAATATCTGGAGTCTGCGCCCTACGGCGTGGTGCTAGAGCCAATATTAAAAAATGCCTACAGTAATACCAGTATTTACGGTATTTTTACCGGTAAGCCGGTACTACTAGGCTGGCCCTCACACCTGCGTACCTGGCATGGTAGCGTACCGCGCGTGTGGTTGATGAAAGAAGAAATAGAGAAGTTCTATAAAGGTGAAATGGCCGATACATTGAGTTGGTTGCAGAGTAATAAAGTGCAATACATTGTTTTTGGTCCAAAAACAAATAATAAAAATTTTGAGGCGATTCATAATCAAATTAAAAGTCAGTACGCTTGGCATGAGTATGAACATTCTCGTAAAAGGCATACGGGGCTTTGGGTTAAAATTGATTAG